One part of the Sulfolobus tengchongensis genome encodes these proteins:
- a CDS encoding MFS transporter, producing the protein MSSSLPGVIWGANTIIIPLYFKSLGLSTLLIGEILGSAIVLNTLLSLFFATLGDAFGRKRYIIISRSVSILSYFLILFTPFAYLFANQGYGLISSLIAEKTQDLDKIFAYRTSLNIIFSIMGSLLPLFLSYIEIIVMDAGILIVSLLLILPVKEKYKGTKKLSLHLSSFRIIGKLSTEAIIGLGAGFLLPMLSLWFNLKFGVTASSLSPIYAISEATLALGTLFSPYLGRRLGRIRTIFFTHLLAIIILFFMPFSPSLFIAGVLYVSRNTLMNISGPLMNSFVMKIVKEEERGRANSMLQLLDAIPRSIGPTITGYLFSFNNLSFPFFITATLYLTATILFYFFFKDVNV; encoded by the coding sequence ATCTCCTCTTCATTGCCCGGTGTAATATGGGGAGCTAATACCATTATAATTCCTTTATATTTCAAATCTCTTGGTTTATCAACACTTCTTATAGGAGAGATTTTGGGTAGTGCTATTGTACTTAATACTCTTCTTTCATTATTTTTCGCCACATTAGGTGACGCATTTGGTAGGAAAAGATATATTATAATATCTCGAAGTGTATCTATTCTCTCATATTTTCTAATTCTATTTACTCCTTTTGCTTATCTTTTTGCTAACCAAGGTTACGGTCTCATTTCTTCTCTCATTGCTGAAAAGACCCAGGACTTGGACAAGATATTTGCATATAGAACGTCATTGAATATCATTTTCTCAATTATGGGTTCTCTACTACCTCTCTTCCTTTCATATATAGAGATTATTGTAATGGATGCTGGGATATTGATAGTATCACTGCTTCTTATCCTTCCAGTTAAAGAAAAATATAAGGGAACGAAGAAACTTTCATTACATCTCTCATCATTTAGGATAATAGGGAAACTTTCCACAGAAGCAATAATAGGTCTAGGTGCAGGATTCCTATTACCTATGTTATCACTATGGTTTAACTTGAAGTTTGGTGTTACTGCATCTTCTCTTTCTCCCATATATGCGATTTCAGAGGCTACTTTAGCATTGGGCACTCTTTTCTCACCTTATTTAGGGAGGAGACTTGGAAGAATAAGAACTATCTTCTTTACTCATTTATTAGCTATAATCATACTTTTCTTCATGCCATTTTCGCCTTCTCTTTTTATTGCGGGTGTTTTGTACGTTAGCAGAAATACTTTAATGAACATTAGTGGTCCTTTGATGAATTCCTTCGTAATGAAAATTGTCAAAGAAGAGGAAAGAGGAAGAGCTAACAGCATGTTACAATTACTTGATGCTATACCTAGATCTATTGGACCAACAATAACAGGATATCTATTCTCTTTCAATAATCTTTCCTTTCCATTTTTCATCACGGCTACACTATATTTGACGGCAACTATTCTCTTTTACTTCTTCTTCAAGGACGTAAATGTATGA
- a CDS encoding ParA family protein, producing the protein MKLRVGFIGIKGGVGKTTLALNTAFYLSNKKYKVLYIDKDFLSMGSLILGFNGKGFHKAITDDLGKEEYEYKVNDNLTIFKFYSDPVNEEILQERAKTKSDKLIKAYLDVISKGYDVIIVDYGRIFKTNDPLVYTEFDLFRKHFHDYLIGGVGITNALIEDVIKDVRYYIDLRMRINFKPLAFVINMVPQIGDIQREINEEIKKIRDILNCEVVTIPFKQEFLQYNNLGRHEDLIQVGKIIERYINQT; encoded by the coding sequence ATGAAGCTTAGAGTTGGCTTCATAGGTATTAAAGGGGGTGTAGGAAAGACAACATTGGCTCTGAACACTGCTTTTTATCTCTCTAATAAAAAATATAAAGTTCTTTACATTGACAAGGATTTTCTGTCAATGGGTTCCCTAATTTTAGGTTTTAATGGAAAGGGATTTCACAAGGCTATAACGGATGATTTAGGTAAAGAGGAGTATGAGTATAAGGTAAATGACAATTTAACTATTTTCAAATTCTATAGTGATCCAGTAAATGAAGAGATTCTACAAGAAAGGGCTAAAACTAAAAGTGATAAGCTAATAAAAGCCTATTTGGACGTGATCTCTAAAGGTTATGATGTGATAATTGTAGATTATGGGAGAATATTTAAAACAAATGATCCATTAGTATACACGGAATTTGACTTATTTAGAAAACACTTTCATGACTATCTTATTGGAGGAGTGGGAATTACTAATGCTTTGATAGAAGATGTAATTAAAGATGTAAGATATTACATAGATTTAAGAATGCGAATAAACTTCAAGCCTTTAGCTTTTGTGATTAATATGGTACCTCAAATAGGAGATATACAAAGGGAAATTAATGAAGAAATTAAGAAAATAAGAGATATATTAAACTGTGAGGTCGTGACTATTCCGTTTAAACAAGAATTCCTACAATATAATAACCTAGGAAGACACGAGGATTTAATACAAGTAGGAAAAATTATCGAAAGGTATATAAACCAAACGTGA
- a CDS encoding xanthine dehydrogenase family protein molybdopterin-binding subunit — protein sequence MIKEDLPKITGKGTYIDDISPKNVVYLHVVRSPIARGIIKSISRPESALLSLTWDDVKAYMPVRADPETMKQSKIVKMPVLADGRVNFVGQPILAFVVEDRYKTEDVAEEVSIDYEELKPIVDVEKAMNSDDEIHPGVKKNISVDKLLEGGELSAKSKADVVVRRKLNQTRVVANPMEPKGVIAYWDGEHINLYGSFQSSFRVKDDLREALNIPPEKIRVYSAPNVGGGFGNKVPSHPEYVLAVIASMKLGRPVKWIETRYEHLKNPIIGRGVLSDIKMYATKQGEILGVEGNVIVDFGAYNYTLNPTTPGFIAQLITGPYKVKFASIRAYGVFTNLPPTGPYRGAGRPEAALIHETLIEDLAEELGMDPVEIRRKNLIGDNGYVTPLGVKIDPAGYNEVLNEAEKYYRKAKETHKDKGISIVIFTDFVRLSPGEGARARIENGKIKIYVGAGPHGQAHSDTFSKLASEVLGISPDLIEVVTNTTEGVKEGIGSFGSRTATVGGSAVIEACRQLLNKVNMPIEKALKELEGVEAEVFYKANDIFSPGAHVAVVDVDKETGFVKVLEYYAVDDVGRTLIKEEIEGQIIGGVLQGISQVLWEHAPYDDNGNPLFSSIADCGVPTSVEANYKVYVNEVEFPSSLPAKSRGVGEAGTTGALPAVFIGLEKLLKRKFNKTPIYPWEITNT from the coding sequence ATGATAAAGGAAGATCTTCCAAAAATTACGGGAAAGGGTACTTACATAGATGATATATCTCCTAAAAATGTGGTTTACCTTCACGTAGTTAGATCTCCGATAGCAAGAGGTATAATAAAGAGCATAAGTAGGCCAGAAAGCGCATTACTTTCTTTGACATGGGATGACGTAAAAGCTTACATGCCAGTTAGAGCAGATCCAGAAACCATGAAGCAGTCAAAGATAGTCAAAATGCCGGTTTTGGCTGATGGAAGGGTTAACTTTGTTGGTCAGCCAATTTTAGCCTTTGTTGTAGAGGATAGGTATAAGACTGAAGACGTAGCTGAGGAGGTATCCATAGATTACGAGGAATTAAAACCAATAGTTGATGTAGAAAAAGCCATGAATAGCGATGATGAAATACATCCGGGGGTAAAGAAAAACATTTCCGTTGATAAATTGCTTGAAGGGGGTGAATTATCCGCTAAAAGCAAAGCTGATGTTGTTGTAAGAAGGAAACTTAATCAGACTAGAGTAGTAGCGAATCCCATGGAACCAAAAGGAGTAATAGCTTACTGGGATGGAGAGCATATTAACCTATATGGCTCATTTCAATCTTCTTTTAGAGTCAAGGATGATTTAAGAGAAGCGCTAAACATACCACCAGAGAAAATCAGAGTTTACTCAGCACCAAATGTAGGAGGAGGTTTCGGAAATAAGGTACCATCACATCCAGAATACGTACTTGCAGTAATAGCTTCAATGAAATTAGGCAGACCCGTTAAGTGGATAGAAACTAGATACGAACATCTAAAGAATCCAATTATAGGTAGAGGAGTCCTCTCAGATATAAAAATGTACGCTACTAAGCAAGGAGAAATTTTAGGAGTAGAGGGTAATGTAATTGTGGACTTTGGAGCGTATAATTATACGCTAAACCCTACTACTCCAGGGTTTATAGCCCAGTTAATAACTGGTCCTTACAAGGTTAAGTTTGCTTCAATAAGAGCGTATGGAGTATTTACTAATTTACCTCCCACTGGTCCTTATAGGGGTGCTGGTAGGCCCGAGGCAGCCCTAATTCACGAGACGTTGATAGAGGATTTGGCTGAGGAATTGGGAATGGATCCAGTTGAGATAAGGAGGAAGAACCTAATAGGAGATAACGGCTATGTGACGCCATTGGGAGTGAAAATAGATCCAGCGGGATACAATGAAGTGCTTAACGAAGCAGAAAAATACTACAGAAAAGCGAAAGAAACCCACAAAGACAAAGGAATATCAATAGTAATATTTACTGATTTTGTAAGATTATCTCCTGGTGAAGGCGCTAGAGCCAGAATAGAAAATGGTAAGATAAAAATATATGTTGGAGCAGGTCCTCATGGACAAGCTCATAGTGATACGTTCTCAAAGTTAGCGTCTGAAGTTCTGGGGATTTCTCCGGATCTAATTGAAGTCGTTACTAATACCACAGAAGGTGTAAAGGAAGGAATTGGAAGCTTCGGATCAAGAACTGCAACTGTTGGAGGCTCAGCAGTTATTGAGGCTTGCAGGCAATTGCTCAATAAGGTAAATATGCCTATAGAAAAAGCGTTAAAGGAATTAGAAGGTGTAGAGGCAGAAGTATTTTATAAGGCTAATGATATATTCTCACCAGGCGCTCATGTGGCAGTTGTAGATGTTGATAAGGAGACTGGTTTCGTTAAGGTTCTTGAGTATTATGCAGTAGACGATGTAGGCAGAACTTTAATTAAGGAAGAGATAGAAGGTCAAATAATTGGTGGAGTCCTTCAAGGAATCTCGCAAGTATTATGGGAGCACGCACCCTATGATGACAATGGAAATCCGTTATTCTCCTCAATAGCGGATTGTGGCGTTCCCACCTCTGTAGAGGCTAATTATAAGGTTTACGTTAATGAAGTTGAATTTCCGTCATCTTTACCAGCTAAGAGTAGAGGAGTCGGTGAGGCTGGCACTACTGGTGCTTTGCCTGCAGTGTTTATAGGGTTAGAAAAATTACTTAAAAGGAAATTCAATAAGACACCAATCTACCCATGGGAAATCACTAATACGTAG
- a CDS encoding nucleotidyltransferase domain-containing protein, whose amino-acid sequence MSNWVKNKFKHLSRWREYAEIILRSAKEFNNHVKVYVFGGVAEDRITVLSDIDILILFPGKLTDKEIIELRRKIFLNAVDKYGLPFDAPVELHVVDDERAKEYFRIAKKMILIANNLDL is encoded by the coding sequence ATGTCAAACTGGGTAAAGAATAAATTCAAGCACTTATCTAGATGGAGAGAATACGCTGAAATAATACTACGCTCAGCTAAGGAATTCAATAATCACGTTAAGGTTTACGTTTTTGGAGGAGTTGCCGAAGATAGAATAACAGTTCTAAGTGACATCGATATATTAATACTTTTCCCAGGGAAGTTAACAGATAAGGAAATAATAGAACTTAGAAGAAAAATATTTTTGAATGCTGTAGATAAATACGGTTTACCTTTCGATGCCCCAGTTGAACTTCACGTTGTTGATGATGAAAGGGCTAAGGAATATTTTAGAATAGCTAAAAAGATGATTTTAATTGCAAATAATCTAGACTTATGA
- a CDS encoding mechanosensitive ion channel family protein codes for MTGKMSERRLIALVLTSIIAAILVGAAVFVLSNVFKLFPADYLLYVYAAIWFIAAIIVSYFVSSIIKYRLSNIIGYDNASSVSFIARLLGYIIGFVGFFILLRVSIGAALAAGGFAGLVLGLASQDVLSNIFGGIMLVFSRPYKVGDRITVSTWQYGLIAPTYPPKFFSNDFLIPGYTGVVTDISLLYTTIYTDDQVPVKIPNSIMIQAAIFIHNREERRKVRTKYEVSKDMDPDIVINTLKERIRELEFVLEEPSIKVLETTFNTYILAIDTVCKTIYEEPVRSEILKVTMKTIKELQESLKRTIRSDH; via the coding sequence ATGACCGGCAAGATGAGCGAAAGAAGATTAATAGCACTTGTTCTTACTTCGATAATAGCTGCGATATTAGTTGGAGCTGCAGTATTCGTACTTTCTAACGTATTTAAATTGTTTCCAGCTGATTACTTACTTTACGTTTATGCTGCCATATGGTTCATAGCAGCAATAATTGTTTCCTATTTCGTCTCATCCATTATAAAATATAGGCTCAGTAACATTATAGGTTATGATAATGCCTCCAGTGTGTCCTTCATAGCCAGATTGTTAGGTTATATCATAGGATTTGTGGGATTCTTCATCCTGCTAAGAGTGAGTATAGGTGCTGCATTAGCAGCAGGTGGATTTGCTGGATTAGTTCTAGGATTAGCCTCTCAAGACGTTCTTTCTAATATTTTCGGTGGGATAATGTTAGTCTTTTCAAGACCTTATAAAGTTGGCGACAGAATAACTGTATCCACATGGCAATACGGTCTTATTGCCCCTACTTATCCGCCTAAGTTTTTCTCTAACGATTTCCTTATTCCGGGATATACTGGGGTTGTAACTGATATATCACTACTTTATACGACTATCTATACTGATGATCAAGTTCCAGTCAAGATACCTAATAGTATTATGATACAAGCAGCTATTTTCATACATAATCGAGAGGAGAGAAGAAAGGTAAGGACTAAATACGAAGTATCTAAGGATATGGATCCGGATATAGTTATAAATACATTAAAGGAGAGGATAAGGGAATTAGAATTCGTACTGGAAGAGCCTTCGATTAAGGTGCTAGAAACCACATTCAATACGTACATATTAGCTATAGACACCGTTTGTAAAACTATATATGAAGAGCCAGTGAGAAGTGAAATTTTGAAAGTGACTATGAAGACAATTAAGGAACTACAAGAAAGTCTTAAGAGAACAATAAGGAGTGATCATTAA
- a CDS encoding HEPN domain-containing protein, with product MKKTALQFLRDGKRDLEEGAYNNAIFYAEEAVQLYIKTVLLELFATEIRSHDIRSLLSSLSLNLEESGYSRFSQEIRDLARSYRDALTDLENAYINSRCGGIEYNKEQVEELIKIAEKVINKLEEISKNVKLGKE from the coding sequence ATGAAAAAGACTGCTTTACAATTTTTAAGGGATGGAAAAAGGGACTTAGAAGAAGGAGCATATAACAATGCAATTTTCTATGCTGAGGAAGCTGTTCAACTTTATATTAAGACTGTGCTACTAGAGCTCTTTGCTACTGAAATTAGGTCTCATGACATACGCTCCCTACTTTCTTCCCTTTCATTAAACCTAGAGGAAAGTGGCTATTCAAGATTTTCCCAAGAGATTAGGGATTTAGCAAGAAGTTATAGGGATGCGTTGACTGACCTTGAAAATGCATATATTAATAGTAGATGCGGCGGGATAGAATACAATAAGGAACAAGTAGAAGAGTTAATTAAAATTGCTGAAAAGGTTATTAATAAACTAGAGGAGATAAGCAAAAATGTCAAACTGGGTAAAGAATAA
- a CDS encoding STK_08120 family protein, protein MQDKIEIYGEDYDERLSVIFADPQFLLPNLLGALNVEVNGNDFKAEIPMSILFGRGTFLIHGKIFTSLNSITYVINVAGYGPDKGGKIRIDFNKNVIKIDISLNIPAETLNGRIIKGKVKEFKSNANELIRLERIKRKI, encoded by the coding sequence ATGCAAGATAAGATAGAAATATATGGCGAAGATTATGATGAGAGACTATCTGTGATATTTGCTGATCCACAATTTCTCTTACCTAATTTATTGGGTGCTTTAAACGTTGAAGTTAATGGGAACGACTTTAAAGCTGAAATTCCAATGTCAATACTTTTTGGAAGAGGGACTTTCTTGATACATGGAAAAATATTTACCTCTTTGAATTCTATAACATATGTCATTAATGTTGCAGGATATGGACCAGATAAAGGTGGGAAAATCAGAATAGACTTTAACAAGAATGTTATAAAGATAGACATTTCCCTAAACATTCCAGCAGAAACTCTGAACGGAAGGATAATAAAGGGGAAAGTAAAAGAGTTTAAAAGCAATGCAAATGAGCTAATAAGGCTAGAGAGAATAAAGAGGAAGATTTGA
- a CDS encoding amidase, with protein sequence MNIKLPTLDELRQISKYFNLDLDDEELKKFLSLAIVQLKSYERLDSLPDYNLGSKYQRTQGRPPTREENPYGALAWITSIKGRDEGKLKGKRICIKDNIMVAGIPMLNGSRMLEGFVPNMDATVVSRILDEGGEIVAKTTCEDLCFSGGSHTSYPWPVLNPRNPEYMAGGSSSGSAAAVASGYCDMAVGGDQGGSIRIPSSWVGIFGLKPTYGLVPYTGAFSIEPTLDHLGPMANTVKDLALLLEVIAGRDGLDPRQPDTLPPPPVKPYSKLIEGEVKGMSIGIVKEGFGWPNSEKDVDEVVLSSIKKFEELGVKVEEVSIPLHRLGLDIWTPIGIEGATATMILGSGLGWGRKGLFETQIAEFFGNSLKSRARDLPNTVKGVLLLGYFMITRYNNKYYAKARNLALLLKQAYDEALRRYDALAMPTTPMKAMKYKSEPSFEEYFMMSLGMINNTAPFDVTGHPAINIPVGYSNGLPVGLMLIGRHFEEDKVLKLAYAFEQSKH encoded by the coding sequence ATGAATATAAAATTACCCACCTTAGATGAACTTAGGCAAATATCAAAATATTTCAATCTAGATCTAGATGATGAAGAATTAAAGAAGTTTTTATCCTTAGCTATAGTTCAGCTTAAGTCGTATGAACGATTAGACTCCTTACCAGATTATAATTTAGGGAGTAAATATCAGAGAACTCAAGGTAGACCTCCTACAAGAGAAGAGAATCCTTATGGCGCATTAGCCTGGATAACCTCAATTAAAGGTAGAGATGAAGGTAAGTTGAAAGGAAAACGAATTTGCATTAAGGACAATATAATGGTTGCGGGAATACCAATGCTTAACGGTTCGAGAATGTTAGAAGGTTTCGTACCCAATATGGATGCAACTGTGGTCTCCAGAATTTTAGATGAGGGTGGAGAAATCGTCGCTAAAACGACATGTGAAGATTTATGCTTTTCCGGTGGTAGTCATACGTCTTATCCTTGGCCAGTCTTAAATCCAAGAAATCCAGAATACATGGCTGGAGGTTCGTCTAGTGGTAGTGCTGCAGCTGTAGCATCTGGGTACTGCGACATGGCAGTAGGTGGAGATCAAGGTGGTTCCATAAGGATTCCTAGTTCATGGGTTGGAATATTTGGCCTTAAACCCACTTATGGACTAGTTCCTTATACTGGTGCATTTTCTATAGAACCTACGTTAGACCATTTAGGACCTATGGCTAATACAGTTAAGGATTTAGCATTACTTTTAGAGGTCATTGCAGGAAGAGATGGTTTAGATCCTAGGCAACCAGATACTTTACCTCCTCCTCCGGTAAAGCCTTACTCTAAACTGATTGAAGGAGAGGTTAAAGGAATGAGTATAGGCATAGTTAAGGAAGGATTTGGATGGCCCAATTCGGAAAAGGATGTTGATGAGGTAGTATTAAGTTCAATTAAAAAATTCGAAGAACTTGGAGTGAAGGTTGAAGAAGTTTCTATCCCTTTACATAGGTTAGGATTAGATATATGGACTCCAATAGGTATTGAAGGAGCAACTGCGACTATGATATTGGGAAGTGGATTAGGATGGGGAAGAAAAGGGTTATTTGAAACCCAAATAGCTGAGTTCTTTGGTAACTCATTAAAGTCTAGAGCAAGAGATTTGCCAAACACCGTTAAGGGAGTACTTCTATTGGGATACTTCATGATAACGAGATATAACAATAAATATTATGCAAAAGCGAGAAATTTAGCGTTATTGTTAAAGCAAGCTTACGATGAAGCCTTAAGGAGATATGATGCACTAGCAATGCCCACAACACCCATGAAAGCTATGAAATACAAAAGTGAACCTAGCTTCGAGGAGTATTTCATGATGTCACTAGGGATGATAAACAATACAGCACCATTCGACGTTACGGGACATCCAGCAATAAATATCCCAGTAGGGTATTCAAACGGCTTGCCGGTAGGTTTAATGTTGATAGGAAGACATTTTGAAGAGGATAAGGTCCTTAAACTTGCATATGCATTTGAACAGAGCAAACACTAA
- a CDS encoding MFS transporter, translating to MKEETKVSIAAMIGIAFEFYDFLIFGFVSSTLAALFFPSHNKLVSLLDTLAVFATGFAGRPLGAIVFGHLGDKIGRKYTLIITMTLMGLSSLFTGLLPGYAVLGILAPALLTTLRLLQGFSLGGEFGGGITLTAEFAKPTNRALYVGVAQMAQGIGPLMATGLIFIFSNIMTPHAFSSIGWRLLFVIGAFIAVIGVIIRLKITESPVFKRVKDKGEISRVPLVEAFKTHWKKILLGLGFIVGGTTLTYATSVFATSYLETIIGVPAKEVSLALTIGYVVEAISIFIFAMVADKVGRKPMMIATAVGLLILVYPYFYLISTGQFPLIVLAQTLIAIVGSFGTGAYAAALTELFPTKVRYTALSFDYHVGVAVFGGTTPFIATYLIYATGYRLAPVFWGIAGMIVTLIAYSLYKETKGVTFEGQERVA from the coding sequence ATGAAGGAAGAAACAAAAGTTTCAATAGCTGCTATGATAGGAATAGCTTTTGAGTTTTATGACTTCCTAATCTTTGGTTTTGTGTCCAGTACTTTGGCTGCACTTTTCTTCCCTTCCCACAATAAATTGGTTTCCCTATTGGACACATTAGCAGTATTCGCTACTGGTTTCGCTGGAAGACCTTTAGGAGCTATAGTTTTCGGTCATCTAGGAGATAAGATAGGTAGAAAATACACGTTAATAATAACCATGACGTTAATGGGACTGTCATCTTTGTTTACGGGTCTATTGCCTGGTTACGCTGTATTAGGTATTTTAGCTCCTGCGTTATTAACTACGCTAAGACTTCTTCAAGGTTTTTCATTAGGAGGAGAATTTGGTGGAGGAATAACGTTAACTGCAGAGTTTGCTAAGCCAACTAATAGGGCTTTATATGTAGGAGTTGCTCAAATGGCACAGGGAATTGGTCCATTAATGGCTACTGGGCTAATATTCATCTTTAGTAATATAATGACACCTCACGCATTTTCCTCAATAGGATGGAGGCTTCTCTTCGTTATAGGTGCCTTTATAGCTGTAATTGGAGTAATAATCAGACTTAAGATAACAGAGTCTCCAGTATTTAAGAGAGTTAAAGACAAAGGCGAGATCTCCAGAGTTCCATTAGTTGAGGCATTTAAAACTCATTGGAAGAAAATACTGTTAGGTTTAGGATTTATAGTTGGAGGAACTACACTAACATATGCTACTAGTGTTTTCGCTACTTCATATCTAGAGACAATCATTGGCGTTCCGGCTAAGGAGGTATCCTTAGCGTTAACAATAGGTTATGTAGTTGAGGCAATATCTATATTTATTTTCGCCATGGTTGCTGATAAGGTAGGGAGAAAGCCAATGATGATTGCTACCGCAGTGGGTCTATTAATTCTCGTTTATCCATATTTCTATCTAATATCCACTGGTCAATTCCCGTTAATAGTATTAGCACAGACATTAATTGCTATAGTTGGTTCATTTGGAACTGGAGCATACGCTGCTGCATTAACTGAGCTATTTCCCACAAAGGTGAGGTACACCGCTCTGTCATTTGATTACCATGTAGGCGTTGCAGTATTTGGAGGCACTACGCCGTTTATTGCAACTTACTTAATTTATGCAACTGGTTATAGATTGGCTCCAGTGTTTTGGGGAATTGCAGGAATGATTGTGACTCTGATTGCATATTCACTTTACAAGGAAACTAAAGGAGTAACCTTTGAAGGACAAGAAAGAGTAGCTTAA
- a CDS encoding Lrp/AsnC family transcriptional regulator: protein MSEIIDNVDLRILKLLQKNAKYSLNDMAKELKIPKSTLAYRIKRLENLGIIKGYYTQIDPTALNLDYVVISLIKAKYGKDYHIRLGSKLGELPGVWGVYFVLGEIDFIVMARYKNREEFMENFLEKLMSMPEIERSSTQVVVKIIKESPNLVIW, encoded by the coding sequence ATGAGTGAGATAATAGATAACGTGGATCTAAGAATTCTTAAATTGTTACAGAAAAATGCTAAATATTCTCTAAACGATATGGCTAAGGAGTTAAAAATTCCAAAATCTACTCTGGCCTATAGAATAAAAAGATTAGAAAATCTAGGGATTATAAAGGGTTATTACACGCAAATAGATCCCACGGCGTTAAACCTTGATTATGTAGTGATTAGTCTAATAAAGGCTAAATACGGGAAAGATTATCATATCAGATTGGGATCAAAGCTAGGTGAATTACCAGGTGTTTGGGGAGTATACTTCGTTTTAGGTGAAATTGATTTCATAGTTATGGCAAGATATAAGAATAGGGAAGAGTTTATGGAAAATTTCCTAGAAAAATTAATGAGCATGCCAGAAATTGAAAGATCTAGCACTCAAGTTGTAGTAAAGATAATTAAGGAGTCTCCAAATTTGGTTATATGGTAA